A section of the Rhipicephalus sanguineus isolate Rsan-2018 chromosome 11, BIME_Rsan_1.4, whole genome shotgun sequence genome encodes:
- the LOC119373643 gene encoding uncharacterized protein LOC119373643 isoform X3 has protein sequence MFLKSSGRITRMYGQQNSTNVFYSCEWEEPKNMTDTGLQTITHFDTYNMIIFNWTFDKNNTITSKLTDFGITRRIVYHNISCAVFKDEMWWQRPGKKQKGKKAKKGKGDTRVKSK, from the exons ATGTTTTTAAAGAG TTCTGGACGAATCACACGAATGTATGGACAGCAAAACTCCACTAATGTGTTTTATAGCTGCGAGTGGGAAGAGCCTAAAAACATGACTGACACTGGCCTGCAAACAATAACACACTTCGACACCTATAATATGATCAT ATTCAACTGGACGTTCGATAAAAACAACACAATCACGAGCAAACTGACAG ATTTCGGAATAACACGGCGTATTGTGTATCACAATATTAGCTGTGCGGTTTTCAAGGATGAGATGTGGTGGCAGAGACCAG ggAAGAAACAAAAGGGCAAAAAAG cGAAAAAAGGGAAAGGCGATACGCGCGTGAAAAGTAAGTAA
- the LOC119373643 gene encoding uncharacterized protein LOC119373643 isoform X1, producing the protein MFLKSSGRITRMYGQQNSTNVFYSCEWEEPKNMTDTGLQTITHFDTYNMIIFNWTFDKNNTITSKLTDFGITRRIVYHNISCAVFKDEMWWQRPGKKQKGKKGVQYKLVFDRTMIKGHVPADCRKEYKNVIGNATNYRIYQNSCKRPHQNKSTRIYCYLYLEFQYSTSKIFHLQYLQ; encoded by the exons ATGTTTTTAAAGAG TTCTGGACGAATCACACGAATGTATGGACAGCAAAACTCCACTAATGTGTTTTATAGCTGCGAGTGGGAAGAGCCTAAAAACATGACTGACACTGGCCTGCAAACAATAACACACTTCGACACCTATAATATGATCAT ATTCAACTGGACGTTCGATAAAAACAACACAATCACGAGCAAACTGACAG ATTTCGGAATAACACGGCGTATTGTGTATCACAATATTAGCTGTGCGGTTTTCAAGGATGAGATGTGGTGGCAGAGACCAG ggAAGAAACAAAAGGGCAAAAAAG GTGTTCAATACAAACTGGTTTTCGATCGCACGATGATAAAAGGACATGTGCCCGCTGACTGCAGAAAGGAATACAAAAACGTGATAGGCAATGCAACGAACTATAGAATCTACCAGAATAGCTGTAAAAGGCCACACCAAAACAAATCAACAAGGATCTACTGTTATCTGTACCTTGAATTTCAATATAGTACTTCTAAAATTTTTCATCTTCAGTATTTACAATAA
- the LOC119373643 gene encoding uncharacterized protein LOC119373643 isoform X2, with amino-acid sequence MFLKSSGRITRMYGQQNSTNVFYSCEWEEPKNMTDTGLQTITHFDTYNMIIFNWTFDKNNTITSKLTDFGITRRIVYHNISCAVFKDEMWWQRPGKKQKGKKSEKRERRYAREKCSIQTGFRSHDDKRTCAR; translated from the exons ATGTTTTTAAAGAG TTCTGGACGAATCACACGAATGTATGGACAGCAAAACTCCACTAATGTGTTTTATAGCTGCGAGTGGGAAGAGCCTAAAAACATGACTGACACTGGCCTGCAAACAATAACACACTTCGACACCTATAATATGATCAT ATTCAACTGGACGTTCGATAAAAACAACACAATCACGAGCAAACTGACAG ATTTCGGAATAACACGGCGTATTGTGTATCACAATATTAGCTGTGCGGTTTTCAAGGATGAGATGTGGTGGCAGAGACCAG ggAAGAAACAAAAGGGCAAAAAA agcGAAAAAAGGGAAAGGCGATACGCGCGTGAAAA GTGTTCAATACAAACTGGTTTTCGATCGCACGATGATAAAAGGACATGTGCCCGCTGA